Proteins from a single region of Desertifilum tharense IPPAS B-1220:
- a CDS encoding LemA family protein: protein MHQPEERIPEEIASEVLALASRMYAEQTQSYSQAELIQAGGEVQIPPELIQKAIQEVQKNRQAAALQQQQAKAKTRTLQMILIGVGIAIALWGIFSYNTLANAEGNVEAAWAQVENQLQRRADLIPNLVNVAQASARQERELISLLVQARQSYLQAETPQEKLAANNNIGLAIERFNSYAATNPQQVSSQAYAALQDELAGTENRIAVERRRYNETVQQYNRQVRRFPNNLVAGIAGFETKPFFQAENPQLPAVNLE from the coding sequence ATGCATCAACCTGAAGAACGGATTCCAGAAGAAATTGCCTCAGAGGTGCTAGCTTTAGCCTCGCGGATGTATGCCGAACAAACGCAAAGTTATTCCCAAGCGGAGTTAATTCAAGCGGGAGGAGAGGTGCAAATTCCCCCAGAATTAATTCAAAAAGCGATTCAAGAAGTTCAGAAAAACCGTCAAGCGGCGGCTTTGCAACAGCAACAAGCTAAAGCCAAAACGCGAACCCTTCAGATGATTCTGATTGGGGTAGGAATAGCGATCGCGCTTTGGGGCATCTTCAGTTACAATACCCTAGCCAATGCTGAAGGCAATGTTGAGGCTGCTTGGGCGCAAGTAGAAAACCAACTCCAGCGACGGGCGGATTTAATCCCCAATTTGGTTAATGTTGCCCAAGCCTCTGCTAGACAAGAACGGGAGTTAATTTCGTTATTGGTACAAGCGCGTCAGAGTTATTTGCAAGCGGAAACGCCCCAAGAAAAGCTAGCCGCTAATAATAATATTGGGTTAGCCATTGAACGCTTTAACAGTTATGCTGCCACTAACCCGCAACAGGTTTCTTCCCAAGCTTATGCGGCTTTGCAAGATGAGTTAGCCGGAACGGAAAATCGAATTGCGGTAGAACGCAGACGCTATAACGAAACGGTGCAGCAGTATAACCGCCAAGTTCGTCGCTTTCCCAATAATTTAGTGGCAGGAATTGCCGGATTTGAAACCAAACCCTTCTTCCAAGCCGAGAATCCGCAACTGCCAGCGGTTAATTTAGAATAA
- a CDS encoding YgcG family protein, producing the protein MLFSFPRIKPRFKQILWGGLFALAFYLFPLASYALTVQEVPNPQQVSGGWVTDMAQLLSPQTTTQINQLITQLEATNGTEIAVVTVPSTAPASSVKAFATELFNTWQIGKQGQDNGVLFLVSLDDRRVEIETGYGVEGVLPDGRVGRILDIHVIPRFRQDDYEGGILAGTQALVRALEQETYNPITSPMVDQPTAVKTLGFGGILVAIASAVASYFKLKQPLYLEPLGRSRIQADSGVSWLLYLIGAGLVFTVGLVFWAIVWGQVGIFGFLVVGAIALAAAFALRSGLFALLRGKNSELQPVHCQRCQVPMVQVTENPGEYLSSGDRVAQQLGSETFSVWRCPQCGDTQNGVHIRSWRQLSRYETCPKCDALTLERQTQTLKHPTQWSSGKREITLHCHHCDYHKITQERIPPLPPPSSGGGGSSGGSSFGGGSSGGSFGGGSSGGGGAGRSW; encoded by the coding sequence ATGCTCTTTTCCTTTCCTCGCATCAAACCCAGATTTAAACAAATTTTATGGGGAGGTTTGTTTGCACTTGCCTTCTACCTATTTCCCCTTGCCAGTTATGCCCTAACAGTGCAAGAAGTTCCTAACCCGCAACAAGTCAGCGGGGGATGGGTGACGGATATGGCCCAATTGCTTTCTCCCCAAACCACCACCCAAATTAATCAGTTAATTACGCAACTCGAAGCCACTAACGGCACAGAAATCGCAGTGGTGACAGTCCCTTCAACCGCCCCCGCCTCTTCTGTAAAAGCGTTTGCTACAGAATTATTCAATACCTGGCAAATCGGCAAACAAGGTCAGGATAATGGCGTATTATTCCTAGTATCCTTGGACGATCGCCGCGTGGAGATTGAAACTGGGTATGGGGTAGAAGGCGTTTTACCGGATGGACGAGTGGGGCGCATTCTCGATATCCATGTGATTCCCCGCTTCCGCCAAGATGACTACGAAGGGGGCATTTTAGCGGGAACTCAAGCCTTAGTGCGGGCTTTAGAACAAGAAACCTATAATCCCATCACCTCCCCAATGGTCGATCAACCGACTGCTGTAAAAACTTTGGGATTTGGCGGAATTCTAGTGGCGATCGCCTCTGCGGTTGCCTCCTATTTTAAGCTGAAACAACCCCTTTATCTCGAACCGTTAGGGCGATCGCGCATTCAAGCCGATAGCGGGGTATCTTGGCTGTTATACCTCATCGGTGCAGGTCTGGTTTTCACCGTTGGGCTAGTGTTCTGGGCGATTGTTTGGGGTCAAGTTGGCATTTTTGGCTTCCTAGTGGTGGGTGCGATCGCGCTAGCGGCTGCCTTTGCCCTCAGAAGCGGCTTGTTTGCCCTTTTGAGAGGAAAAAACTCAGAATTGCAGCCCGTCCATTGTCAGCGCTGCCAGGTGCCAATGGTGCAAGTAACCGAGAATCCTGGCGAATATTTATCTTCAGGCGATCGCGTTGCCCAACAACTGGGCAGCGAAACCTTTAGCGTGTGGCGCTGTCCCCAATGCGGAGACACCCAAAACGGCGTTCACATCCGGTCTTGGCGGCAGTTGTCGCGCTACGAGACTTGCCCCAAATGCGATGCCCTTACCCTAGAACGGCAGACTCAGACCCTTAAACACCCGACCCAGTGGAGTAGCGGCAAGCGGGAAATTACCTTACACTGCCACCACTGCGACTATCACAAAATTACGCAAGAACGCATCCCCCCCTTACCTCCACCCTCCAGCGGAGGCGGGGGGAGTAGTGGCGGTAGCAGTTTTGGAGGCGGTAGCAGCGGTGGCAGTTTTGGCGGGGGCAGCAGTGGCGGCGGTGGTGCAGGTCGCAGTTGGTAG
- a CDS encoding DUF433 domain-containing protein: MPALTDIGTLILSTPEICGGRPRIAGHRVTVANIAVDFNAGRKPEDIVAERPQLTLAQVYAALAYYFANQETIDADIALDVQEFVRLETD; the protein is encoded by the coding sequence ATGCCAGCCTTAACGGACATTGGTACGCTAATTCTCTCTACACCAGAGATTTGTGGGGGTCGTCCTCGAATTGCCGGACACCGAGTTACAGTGGCTAACATCGCAGTCGATTTTAATGCGGGTCGAAAACCTGAAGATATTGTCGCCGAAAGACCGCAGCTAACGTTAGCCCAGGTTTATGCAGCCCTAGCCTATTATTTCGCTAACCAGGAAACGATTGACGCAGATATTGCTTTAGATGTGCAGGAGTTTGTACGTTTAGAAACTGATTAA
- a CDS encoding bifunctional orotidine-5'-phosphate decarboxylase/orotate phosphoribosyltransferase: protein MSFFEKYSAATERNRTHLYISLDPDPELLEPSDNDSLWDWLHFLIAQTADLVCAYKLTLDFYQSLGVVGFQLLQQTLKAIPRHLPIILDAKHSDINTSTVFARTVFEDWRVDACTIVPFGGLDHVAPFLVYPDKAVFVLSYTGNSSGDILQEHPSPDNPFYLQLIQASQSWGSPEQLGLEVSAAKPEVLARIRSHAPGRLILAVGEYNTPPDYAQSLIGGGEGLLLPVSPDLLLQKKPGEAVDRLRTLVEQEHQKAIAPNSSCQLWVPNVCFLRSQPHRDLILQLYDIGCITFGDHVQASGEVFPYYIDLRKLISQPQTFHLALTAYAEILETLKFDRIAGIPYGSLPTATGLALRLGYPMIFPRKEVKAYGAKRLVEGHYEPGERIVVVDDILISGKSVMEGAQKLQSVGLEVKDIIVLIDHGRGVKDRLKQNGYNAYSVLTLSEIADTLLESGRITLTQFELIISQH from the coding sequence ATGAGCTTTTTTGAAAAATACTCTGCTGCAACCGAACGCAATCGTACCCATCTTTACATTAGTCTCGATCCAGACCCAGAACTGCTCGAACCTTCAGATAATGATAGTTTGTGGGATTGGTTGCATTTTTTGATTGCCCAAACAGCGGATTTAGTCTGCGCCTATAAGCTGACGCTGGATTTTTATCAATCTTTGGGAGTGGTGGGGTTTCAACTGCTACAACAAACCCTCAAAGCCATTCCGCGCCATCTCCCGATTATCCTGGATGCAAAGCACAGCGATATCAATACTAGTACGGTGTTTGCGCGGACAGTGTTTGAAGATTGGCGGGTGGATGCTTGTACGATTGTGCCATTTGGCGGGCTAGATCATGTGGCCCCGTTTTTGGTCTATCCCGATAAGGCGGTGTTTGTGCTGAGTTATACGGGGAATTCTTCAGGGGACATTCTCCAAGAACACCCTTCGCCGGATAATCCGTTTTATTTGCAACTGATTCAAGCCTCGCAGAGTTGGGGTTCTCCCGAACAGTTGGGTTTAGAAGTTAGCGCCGCCAAACCGGAGGTTTTAGCCCGAATTCGCAGCCATGCGCCCGGACGTTTAATTTTGGCCGTAGGAGAGTACAATACACCTCCAGACTACGCCCAATCTTTGATCGGTGGGGGTGAGGGGTTGCTGTTACCCGTTTCTCCAGACTTGTTATTGCAGAAAAAACCGGGCGAAGCGGTCGATCGTCTGCGAACATTAGTAGAACAGGAACACCAAAAGGCGATCGCACCCAACTCCAGTTGTCAGTTATGGGTTCCCAATGTCTGCTTTTTGCGATCGCAACCCCATCGCGATTTAATTCTTCAACTCTACGATATCGGCTGCATCACCTTTGGCGATCACGTCCAGGCGTCGGGAGAGGTGTTTCCCTACTATATCGATTTACGAAAACTGATTTCTCAGCCGCAAACCTTCCACCTGGCGCTAACCGCCTATGCTGAAATCTTAGAAACCCTAAAATTTGACCGCATTGCAGGAATTCCCTACGGTTCGCTTCCTACAGCCACGGGGTTAGCCTTGCGTTTGGGATACCCGATGATTTTCCCCCGCAAGGAGGTGAAAGCCTATGGTGCAAAACGCCTGGTTGAAGGCCATTACGAACCGGGAGAACGGATTGTCGTCGTAGATGATATTTTAATTAGCGGTAAAAGCGTGATGGAAGGGGCGCAAAAACTCCAATCGGTTGGTTTAGAAGTCAAGGATATTATCGTCTTAATTGACCACGGACGAGGCGTTAAAGACCGCTTAAAACAAAATGGCTATAACGCTTACTCGGTCTTAACTTTATCAGAAATTGCCGATACTCTTTTAGAGTCAGGACGCATTACTCTCACTCAATTTGAGTTAATTATCAGTCAACATTAA
- a CDS encoding DUF3616 domain-containing protein, whose translation MKECFLLSRLLMRFDVPDESLAGELSAIAHTPDGYLWVGSDEYISIERLSPTAPYMYGEHKTFHIGDFVPLFDDNEIDIEGIDYSEGYLWFTGSHSTKRKKPKGKDLEKDLKRLATVTTDLNRFIIARIPLVDGDLVKSGSHSQDKNQTLTAACLETIDNRNLLIEVLTEDRHIGPFIQSGIPSKDNGFDIEGLAVRGNRVFLGLRGPVLRGWAILVELEMTESEPGVLTLKPIDEAGKLYKKHFVNLNGLGVRELCWLEDDLIILSGPTMEVAGEVRLFRLKDALNLEDDSISDQDTERLEILFDLPYTVGGDKAEGLALVPCLDQARSLLVLYDSPLPNRRPDEHSVYADLFRLD comes from the coding sequence ATGAAAGAGTGTTTTTTACTCAGTCGTTTGCTAATGCGCTTTGATGTTCCTGATGAGAGTTTAGCCGGAGAACTCAGCGCGATCGCCCACACTCCTGACGGCTATCTTTGGGTGGGTTCTGATGAATATATTAGCATCGAACGCCTGTCTCCAACTGCGCCTTATATGTACGGCGAACATAAAACCTTCCATATTGGCGATTTTGTTCCCTTATTTGATGATAATGAAATTGATATCGAAGGAATTGATTATTCTGAAGGATATCTCTGGTTCACGGGTTCTCATAGTACCAAACGCAAGAAGCCGAAAGGGAAGGATCTCGAAAAAGATCTCAAACGACTCGCCACCGTTACAACCGATCTAAATCGCTTTATTATTGCTAGAATTCCTTTAGTTGACGGCGATTTAGTCAAAAGTGGGTCGCATTCCCAAGACAAAAATCAAACGTTAACTGCTGCTTGTTTAGAGACGATTGACAATCGTAATTTATTGATTGAAGTTCTAACCGAAGATCGGCATATTGGACCGTTTATTCAAAGCGGAATTCCTAGTAAAGATAATGGTTTTGATATTGAAGGGTTGGCGGTTCGGGGAAATCGAGTGTTTCTCGGCTTGCGCGGTCCCGTATTGCGCGGTTGGGCAATTTTAGTAGAATTAGAGATGACTGAATCAGAACCCGGCGTTCTGACCCTCAAACCCATAGATGAAGCCGGAAAACTCTACAAAAAGCATTTTGTGAATCTGAATGGGTTAGGGGTGAGAGAACTCTGTTGGCTAGAGGATGATTTAATTATTCTCTCAGGCCCGACAATGGAAGTAGCCGGAGAAGTGCGTTTATTCCGTCTTAAAGATGCTTTGAATTTAGAAGATGATTCGATTAGCGATCAAGATACGGAACGCTTAGAAATTCTGTTTGATTTACCTTACACCGTTGGCGGCGATAAAGCAGAAGGGTTGGCGCTTGTTCCCTGTTTAGACCAAGCGCGATCGCTCTTAGTATTGTACGATTCTCCGCTCCCAAATCGTCGCCCCGACGAACATTCAGTTTATGCAGATTTGTTCCGTTTAGACTAA
- a CDS encoding DUF86 domain-containing protein — protein MTTNRDIESVIDIYHYGQSIVSFVSGMNQQEFVNDQKTIAAVMYGIAVMGEATKRLSDNFRKQHPELPWRELAGLRDRLVHDYKNIDLDILWDVVSVEIPALLVSLEPLLPKQDESV, from the coding sequence ATGACAACCAATAGAGATATAGAATCTGTAATTGACATTTACCATTATGGTCAATCTATTGTTTCTTTTGTCTCAGGAATGAATCAACAGGAATTTGTGAACGACCAAAAAACCATTGCTGCTGTAATGTATGGAATTGCTGTGATGGGAGAAGCTACTAAAAGATTATCTGATAACTTTCGGAAACAACATCCTGAATTACCTTGGAGAGAATTAGCAGGATTACGCGATCGCCTAGTTCATGACTATAAAAACATTGATCTTGATATACTATGGGATGTAGTTTCCGTTGAAATTCCAGCATTGTTAGTGAGTTTAGAACCTTTGTTACCTAAGCAGGATGAATCTGTATGA
- a CDS encoding nucleotidyltransferase family protein, producing MVKLEEAELKLAIALPIDAIQAFCQRWEIAELAVFGSILRDDFAADSDVDFLYVLKPSTRWRLRDLICAEEELEQLLSRKVDLVSKASIEQDHNWLRKSNILSSIKVIYDNQ from the coding sequence ATGGTCAAACTAGAAGAAGCAGAATTAAAATTAGCGATCGCACTCCCAATCGATGCAATACAAGCCTTTTGTCAGCGATGGGAAATTGCAGAATTAGCCGTATTTGGTTCGATTTTACGGGATGATTTTGCGGCTGATAGCGATGTAGATTTTTTGTATGTTCTGAAGCCTAGCACTCGTTGGAGATTGAGGGATCTAATCTGTGCGGAAGAAGAATTAGAGCAATTATTGAGTCGAAAGGTTGATTTAGTCTCAAAAGCTAGTATTGAACAGGATCATAACTGGCTACGAAAAAGTAATATTCTTTCGTCCATAAAAGTAATTTATGACAACCAATAG
- a CDS encoding NAD(P)/FAD-dependent oxidoreductase, translated as MSVNQQSSHRVVIIGGGFGGLYAAKALGKAPVQVTLVDKRNFHLFQPLLYQVATGSVSPADISSPLRGILSPYKNITVLLDEAVALDPQAQQVVLQSQTIPYDTLVVATGVSHHYFGNEQWRNLAPGLKTVEDALEMRRRIFMAFEAAEKEADPERQKAWLTFVIVGGGPTGVELAGAIAELAYSILKHDFRNIDTRATRILLLEGMDRVLPPYAEELSANAQQALADLGVEILTKAMVTKIESDRVTYRLGDRTEEVTAKTLLWAAGVKASSMGEILHQCTGVERDRVGRVIVEPDLSIPGYPNILVIGDLAHFAHQDDKPLPGVAPVAMQEGDYVAKLIKKRLKGETLPPFHYTDYGSLAVIGTHAAVVDLGFIRFTGFLAWFIWVFAHIYFLIEFDNKLVVMIQWAWKYFTRKSGARLITGEESLLRVKVDEQGEYYTPETNENQLKV; from the coding sequence ATCAGCGTGAACCAGCAATCTTCTCATCGCGTCGTTATTATTGGGGGCGGCTTTGGTGGACTGTATGCAGCGAAAGCCCTCGGAAAAGCCCCGGTTCAAGTGACTTTGGTGGATAAACGCAACTTTCACCTGTTTCAGCCGCTACTGTACCAAGTGGCGACAGGTAGCGTTTCGCCTGCGGATATTTCTTCGCCGTTGCGCGGGATTCTCAGCCCGTATAAGAATATTACCGTCTTGCTTGACGAAGCAGTTGCCCTCGATCCGCAAGCGCAGCAAGTGGTACTGCAAAGTCAAACCATTCCCTACGATACGCTGGTTGTGGCGACAGGGGTTAGCCATCATTATTTTGGGAACGAACAATGGCGCAACCTTGCACCCGGTTTAAAGACGGTGGAGGATGCGTTGGAAATGCGCCGTCGGATCTTTATGGCGTTTGAGGCGGCGGAGAAAGAAGCCGATCCAGAAAGACAAAAGGCGTGGCTGACGTTTGTGATTGTGGGAGGCGGGCCGACTGGGGTAGAATTAGCCGGAGCGATCGCCGAACTTGCCTATAGCATCCTCAAGCATGATTTTCGCAACATTGATACTCGCGCCACCCGTATTCTTTTGTTAGAAGGGATGGATCGCGTTTTACCGCCTTACGCTGAGGAGTTGTCTGCAAATGCACAGCAGGCGCTAGCCGATTTAGGGGTAGAAATTCTCACTAAAGCAATGGTAACGAAGATTGAAAGCGATCGCGTTACCTATCGTTTAGGCGATCGCACTGAGGAAGTGACGGCTAAAACCCTACTCTGGGCAGCCGGGGTAAAAGCTTCCTCTATGGGAGAAATTTTACACCAATGTACCGGGGTTGAGCGCGATCGCGTGGGGCGCGTGATTGTTGAACCCGACTTAAGCATCCCTGGATACCCCAATATTTTAGTCATTGGCGATCTAGCTCATTTCGCCCATCAAGATGATAAACCCTTACCGGGCGTTGCTCCCGTTGCTATGCAAGAAGGGGATTATGTCGCCAAACTCATTAAAAAGCGTCTCAAGGGAGAGACTTTACCCCCCTTCCACTATACCGACTATGGAAGTTTAGCCGTAATTGGCACGCACGCCGCCGTTGTCGATTTGGGTTTTATTCGCTTTACTGGATTTTTAGCCTGGTTTATTTGGGTGTTCGCCCATATCTATTTCTTAATTGAGTTTGACAATAAGTTAGTCGTAATGATCCAATGGGCGTGGAAATATTTCACTCGCAAGAGTGGGGCGCGTCTCATTACTGGAGAAGAGTCTTTATTGCGCGTTAAAGTTGACGAACAGGGCGAGTATTACACGCCAGAAACCAATGAAAATCAGCTAAAGGTCTAG
- a CDS encoding pre-peptidase C-terminal domain-containing protein, with product MANITGTEGNDLLNGTPEGDRILGLAGNDTLIGFAGDDWLSGNLDDDLIYGNQGNDTAYGGRGQDIIYGGRGIDWLFGNLGNDVLHGNRDDDILYGGKGNDTVRGGKGNDRIFGDRGNDILYGDLGSNTLTGGEGSDIFVLSRDGGDFFTDFDPQEDRIGLDGINFNDLSIHQGTGDRANDTIIRDRQSGTVLAILQNVDANDLDSDKFVEDLPEIDLGILSGTRSLQDRVDDSNPIDVYKFDLAVPTSFSVRLDGLSADADLLLAQDLNNNGELEANEILFVSAEGGTTPEVKENYVLANGTYYLLVEQYEGDTDYTLTLDAVPFLRGPDRAGNSLATATDLGVLVNELSFNDWIGNGDPSDYYRFSISQATSFTMYLSALIADADVELIQDRNNNGIVDEGEVLGRSEEAGTDPEYVAVARLAPGTYYVRVLEFEGETPYQLDLLASRDSAIATEIYPTIDTNQTIQGALESSDEANPLRLGTRKDEYQLTDAIAGQVITVNLNSTEFDTYLQIFNTNTGEIIAENDDIAEGNTNSSASFVVQPNVDYGVRVTSFAPQDAGRGQYTLTTQASNPIVGTLRANNTVANEVASGELSATDLLAPGDNTRFKDSYELTNVTVGQQIQIQLASAAFDTVLQLVNAQTGAILQENDDANGSTTNSQLTFTAQAGVQYLVRATSYEANQTGPYTLTVVRPSAIVTTPLPTANQVASQLQSSILRTEVTNRIRDNVLDRNDAIAILQAGGRSGGGIDATELKDLKLLVNNSSQLNMPDSVRYFIDRIAKDATPTTNTAEFESFIGRWFLGSEPPTPVFSQDDRTDTGEAAQDFELAFTTLQGPLFGSDPSARIGHIHQGQLGDCAFLAALGATFKPQRDDSGNQTSDIINSMIVDNGDNTFTVRFYDTATLQAQYVTVDRQVAIAPNTGNLFGASAAGEVDPSNPKNWATWVPLIERAYAQWRQETGQKGIPGYNAIGQGDNLTDPLTRIVGRRAQTYTFETGRNNTADFSTIQSTLAAGGMFVMTGTASGVDRISEGLIVGGHAYTVTDAYIEGGQARVVVRNPWGVDTNVPGMGQGDPSDGFINLAYNDFSRFFTLGLGVV from the coding sequence ATGGCAAATATTACTGGCACCGAGGGTAACGATTTACTCAACGGTACACCTGAAGGCGATCGCATCTTAGGGTTAGCAGGTAACGATACCCTCATTGGGTTTGCAGGCGACGATTGGCTTTCGGGCAACTTAGACGATGACCTGATTTACGGCAACCAAGGCAACGACACAGCCTATGGCGGTCGCGGTCAAGATATCATTTACGGGGGTCGAGGGATTGACTGGCTGTTTGGCAACCTCGGTAACGATGTTTTGCATGGCAATAGAGACGATGATATCCTTTACGGCGGTAAAGGCAACGATACGGTTCGCGGTGGTAAAGGCAACGATCGCATTTTTGGCGATCGCGGTAACGATATCCTCTACGGCGACTTAGGCTCAAATACCCTAACAGGTGGTGAAGGTAGCGATATCTTTGTCCTCAGTCGCGATGGAGGAGATTTCTTTACCGACTTTGACCCCCAAGAAGACCGAATTGGACTTGATGGCATCAACTTCAACGACCTCAGTATTCACCAAGGAACGGGCGATCGTGCCAATGATACGATTATTCGCGATCGCCAAAGCGGTACAGTCCTCGCCATTTTGCAAAACGTTGACGCCAACGATCTCGACTCCGATAAGTTTGTCGAAGACTTACCAGAGATAGACCTAGGCATTTTAAGCGGAACGCGATCGCTCCAAGACCGAGTTGATGATAGCAACCCCATTGATGTCTACAAATTTGACCTCGCCGTTCCCACCAGCTTCAGCGTCAGACTCGATGGTCTAAGTGCCGATGCCGATCTTCTCCTAGCTCAGGATCTTAACAACAACGGCGAACTCGAAGCCAATGAAATCTTGTTTGTTTCTGCCGAAGGCGGAACCACCCCAGAAGTTAAAGAGAACTACGTTTTAGCCAACGGCACCTACTATCTGTTGGTCGAACAATACGAAGGCGACACTGACTATACCCTAACCCTTGATGCAGTTCCCTTCCTACGCGGTCCCGATCGGGCGGGTAACTCCCTCGCCACAGCCACCGATTTAGGGGTCTTAGTGAATGAACTTAGCTTCAATGACTGGATTGGCAACGGAGATCCAAGCGACTACTATCGTTTTAGCATTTCCCAAGCCACTAGCTTTACCATGTACCTCAGCGCGCTCATCGCTGATGCAGATGTCGAACTGATTCAGGATAGAAATAACAACGGCATTGTAGACGAAGGTGAAGTTCTAGGACGTTCCGAGGAAGCGGGTACCGATCCAGAATATGTCGCCGTTGCTCGGTTAGCGCCCGGAACCTACTACGTGAGAGTATTGGAGTTTGAGGGAGAAACGCCCTATCAGCTAGATTTACTCGCATCCCGCGATAGTGCCATTGCTACCGAGATCTACCCAACCATCGATACTAATCAAACGATTCAAGGCGCTTTAGAAAGTTCTGACGAGGCTAACCCGTTGCGCCTGGGTACCCGTAAAGACGAGTATCAGTTAACTGACGCGATCGCGGGTCAAGTCATCACGGTTAATCTGAACTCTACAGAGTTTGATACTTACTTACAGATTTTCAATACCAACACGGGTGAAATCATTGCCGAAAATGATGACATTGCTGAGGGAAATACCAACTCCTCTGCCTCCTTTGTAGTACAGCCGAATGTAGACTATGGGGTACGGGTGACAAGTTTTGCGCCCCAAGATGCGGGTCGGGGACAATATACCCTAACGACTCAAGCCTCTAATCCCATTGTGGGGACGCTGCGAGCCAATAACACCGTTGCGAATGAGGTGGCCAGCGGCGAGCTAAGTGCTACAGATTTGCTCGCTCCTGGTGATAATACTCGCTTTAAGGATAGCTACGAACTGACGAATGTCACGGTCGGTCAGCAAATCCAAATCCAGCTTGCATCCGCTGCATTTGATACGGTTCTTCAACTGGTGAATGCTCAAACTGGAGCCATCCTTCAGGAAAATGATGATGCAAACGGCAGTACAACCAATTCTCAGTTAACCTTTACTGCTCAAGCCGGCGTGCAATACCTCGTACGAGCAACCTCCTATGAGGCGAATCAAACTGGCCCCTATACCCTAACGGTAGTTCGTCCCAGTGCAATTGTTACGACTCCTCTTCCCACAGCCAATCAAGTGGCGAGTCAATTGCAAAGTTCGATCCTCAGAACCGAGGTGACAAACCGGATTCGGGATAATGTGTTAGACCGCAATGATGCGATCGCCATTTTGCAAGCCGGGGGAAGATCGGGAGGTGGAATTGATGCCACGGAGTTAAAAGACCTGAAGCTGTTGGTCAATAATAGCAGCCAGTTGAATATGCCGGATTCTGTGCGCTATTTTATCGATCGCATTGCCAAGGATGCTACCCCCACCACGAATACGGCTGAGTTTGAAAGTTTCATCGGTCGTTGGTTTTTGGGATCTGAACCGCCCACTCCTGTATTTTCTCAAGACGATCGTACAGATACAGGCGAGGCGGCTCAAGATTTTGAGCTAGCCTTCACCACGCTACAGGGCCCCTTGTTTGGTAGCGATCCTAGCGCTCGGATTGGTCATATTCATCAAGGACAGTTAGGGGATTGTGCTTTCTTAGCCGCTTTGGGCGCAACGTTCAAACCCCAACGCGATGACAGTGGCAATCAAACCAGCGACATTATCAATAGCATGATTGTGGATAATGGCGACAATACTTTTACGGTTCGTTTCTACGATACCGCTACCCTACAAGCTCAGTATGTCACGGTCGATCGACAGGTGGCGATCGCTCCGAACACCGGGAATTTATTTGGGGCCTCCGCAGCAGGTGAGGTAGACCCCAGTAACCCCAAAAATTGGGCAACCTGGGTACCTTTGATTGAACGCGCCTATGCTCAATGGCGTCAAGAAACCGGCCAAAAGGGGATTCCGGGATACAATGCCATCGGTCAAGGCGACAATCTCACCGACCCGCTGACCCGCATTGTCGGTCGTCGAGCGCAAACCTACACGTTTGAAACGGGTCGAAATAATACAGCAGATTTTTCGACGATTCAATCCACGCTGGCGGCGGGGGGAATGTTTGTGATGACCGGAACCGCCAGTGGGGTAGATCGAATCTCTGAGGGTTTAATTGTGGGAGGTCATGCCTATACGGTGACGGATGCGTATATCGAAGGCGGTCAAGCCCGCGTTGTGGTGCGGAATCCTTGGGGAGTAGATACGAATGTTCCAGGGATGGGCCAGGGCGACCCCTCTGATGGCTTTATCAATCTGGCTTACAACGACTTTAGCCGCTTCTTCACGTTGGGTTTGGGTGTGGTTTAA